From the Rhea pennata isolate bPtePen1 chromosome 1, bPtePen1.pri, whole genome shotgun sequence genome, the window AAGTTTGCCTTAGTCCCTAGAGATacacaaaagcagcttttcctgtgtgattttcttctgtagaaCCACTCACATAAGCATCTTGTCTGCTTCAAAGTTCAGTGGCAGTTCAAAGTCCCTCAGAAAGCTAAATCATCTTATCAAATCGCTGAATGATTAAACACAGGATTTATGCTGATCTGTTCTCAGATTTCTTAGTTAAAGCATGATGCATAGCCTGTCTAGCTACTTTTTCACCTGTTTTTGAGGTGactatttacatttaaatgtaCACTTGAGAATAAGCTTCAGGGAACAAATTCAGGGTTAATAACAGATTAAGTGTTTGGGGAATTTGTTGCTTGCTGAGCAGAAATGCTAGTAAAAGCCTGTTCAGGGAAGTAGGGTGGGGCCTAGTTCTGCTAGAGCTGTTCAGTATGTGTGTCCCCAAAACCCTCAATGATAAACCATGGTGTTCTTCAAGCTTATAATATAATTTCTCCAAAATCAGTGTGAGAGGTCTTAGCTTGGTACATGAAATAAAGCTCTAAGCTCTctgaaacaacttttaaaatacttctgcatctaggtttaaaagctattttgtttttttttctttcatgatgaACCTGACTCTCTCATCTAGAGTGGCTGCTCTTCTTCGAGTTCTGAGAATTGTCATCCTAATAAGAATATTCCGCCTAGCCTCGCAAAAGAAACAACTTGAAGTGGTGACCAGGAGGATGGTAAGCTGGCTTGGTAACACAGCTAGGCTACTATTGCTATTTCCAACTCTATTTCTTACCCAGATACCACTCAGTCTTTATCAATAGTTAAGACTGCCCACAGCTGATTGGTTTGAAACTGATAATATTGCTTAAGCAACACCTCTGCCCTGAGTCACTGATAGGGTACTGGGATTCTGCCTTCAACTTCAGTATAGCTGGCAACATCTAGGTTGATTGTGATACCACAATGTTCTGACTGATCACTAGTTTGTGTGGTGTGTAAATCACCTTCCCTCACATGGAAAGATTGGAGATTTTAATTCTTATGCCACTTAGTGCAGGTGGAAAGAAAACTTGCAGATGTCATGAAGCTGTATCCTGTtgtaagagcttttttttttttttttttaagttcattgGTAAAGCTATTCTTGAAGCTTAAATCCACTTATACTCAGGAATAAGCAGTCTTGGTTATGTTGTCTGTaactctccttcctcccccaggCACATTGCAATGACCAGATTAATACTGCAGCTGCCAGAACTGGCAACATTCCTTTCGCTAGAACAAACTTTGATACTTCAGAGCAAAATCTCTATGTGGAACCTCTGTTACTTACAGTAACATAATAAAGGCTACTCTTGGTTAATGCTATAGCAAAATGAGCCTCTGCTACTCATGACTTGACCTTATAGTCCAGATGAATGCATAATAATAGGCAATGCTTGTTGATCTTCAGCATTCCTTAGGAAGACTTTTaattctactctttttttttggcaggtttcagaaaacaaaaggcgTTACATGAAAGATGGCTTTGATCTGGATCTCACTTATGTTACTGGTTTGTAGAACTCTTGTAGGAATAAATGGTACCTTGTAGCCTGTAACATCCTGTTAATACCAGTTATTGCAGTCAATAAACACTAATATAGTTAGATTTCATTAGTCTACTGAAAAGGCTTCCTCAACTTCATAAATTCAAACCTGGTCTATTCCTCTTTTGTGGGACTTTAGAATGTGGGTTCTTGACTCTGATGTCCTTCTGAAGGATTAACAGCCTTTTGTGGGAGAGACTGTATATGCTGTACATAATGATGGAAATTCCCTGGAGGTGTAGGGAACCAGAGAAGCTATTGATTGGCTTAATGTAGTATTTTTGCCTCTATGTGATCCTATGGAGACTGTTGATCCTTCAGGAAGGCTCTGTTCTTCATCATAGCTGATCCTGCTCTGGCTATGCTAAATGCACAGCAAGTCTCGGAAATGGGCAGGCAGTTCCTATAAATAGGGTAGGAATTGGCAATTTCATAATGTTGTTCtcaatcatatttttttttccacagatcGTATTATTGCAATGTCATTTCCGTCCTCTGGGAAGCAGTCTTTCTATAGGAACCCTATAGAGGTAAAAAGCCTCTCTGTTCTCTTGAGTTCAGTGTTTCTGAATGCTGCTTCACTTCTGGGTTTCCAGTAGTTTGTGTGGGCAAGTTACGGGTCAAATTACCTCTCGTTCTGCTGGTTGGAATGTCTAAATGGTGGTCTCCAACTTGCTGCACTGCTTGTGGTATAGACTGTCAGCTGAGCCTGGTGAGATGCATCTCCTGTGCAGAACATGACATACTTGGTGCAGTGATGCTCCCTTTTTTTGGGAAGACTTCAGAGAACCAAATCTGTTCTGTCCCAGGCTACTAGTGTGAGCAGTCAGAATTATCCAGCCTTCTAAATAAAGGACATGTGATATTGGCATTCATGCcttttggtggggggggggaggcagaaaTGCTGCTTCATATTAAGCATAAATGTGGATGGAAAGGAAGATAGTTGAGGCAGAACTTTCAGAGTAGATGAGAATCTGAACTGGTGGTCTGTAAAAGCCTGTTGTCTGAGTGCTGGCTGTTTTTTTGCAGTTGCTGACTGCACTAGGAAATAGTGAGGGGGTGGCAGAAATAAATAGAGCACTAACTACTCTGAACTTGGAACTAGTATCTTGTTAACTTTTCAGGAAGTTGCAAGATTTTTGGACACCAAACACAAAGACTGCTATAAAGTCTACAACCTCTGCAGTAAGTATATGTATCAGTCTTTCAGTATAGCATATGTTATGCTATAACTAGCACTCAAACAGAGAAACATCTCTTGAAAATGTGATGCAGACAGTATGAGATCTTCTCTAAGAATTTGTGCTTTTGATAAATTTGCAACTACTTGGGCCTTCTGGCCTCTACATGGCTATTGACCTTGAGCATCTAATGTAGCATACCAGTGTTTGTATAAGGAGTTGCAGAACATGATCActacagagaacagaaaactaaGAACCTGAGTTTAGGGTAATGTTGGACAGTTTGTTAGTGAAGTCTTAGAATGAAGTAAAGGAGTTGAGCCCTTTTGTTCAGAGGTAGCTgaaatgattgaaaaaaaaagtaacaggaaCAGCTATCTTGTGGTTTGTTTACAGCTAAATAGCAGAGTGtcagagctggagctggcaAGATATGACACAAAGTAAGAATTGATGTTCAAGccttgaaaaagcaaaactgtccTGCTGGCCAGCGGAGGGATGCATGAAGTGTCATGGAGGAAGGTGGCAGTAGCTCCTCACAGTTCATCTGTAGGTGACTGTTGGGTTGTCCCTGACAGTACTTCAGAGCACTAACTTCCAGATCCTTAAGTAACCTGTGTGGGAAGAGATAACCATCTTTGCCCATAGATGAACCTTGATTTGCAAATTAAAGGTATGGGGGGAAAAATAGAGCCTGTCTTCTAGCCAAACTTACtcatatctttttctttagatCTATCAGTTTTATCAATACTGTACTTGACCACTCAAATACATGCTCAGACCAGCAGTCAGGAGTCTTAAGCCACTCTTGTTGCAAGCATATTCCCTTTCCTAGCATaactctggattttctttttaattttttcttatagGTGAAAAAGGCTATGACCCCAAGTACTTCCATTACAGGGTAGAAAGGATCTTTATTGATGATCACAATGTCCCAGCGCTAATGTGAGTATtgtccagaaaagaaaaggcagtaatATTTCCAAATGGTATCTTAATTGCACTAATTTCCTTCTTGTCTAGGGACATGCTGAAATTCACTGCCAGTGTCCGTGAGTGGatgaatcaaaatgaaaagaacatcATAGCAATTCATTGCAAAGGAGGCAAAGGTGGGACTTTCTTGTCTGTAAATGTCACAGATTACTTGCACATCATTCTTATCTTGACTTCTTTAAGTACAGTTTCAAAACCTAGTGTAGCTTGACAAGTATTAGTTCTAAAACCATCTCATGCTGTCACTGCAAATAGCATCAGTATAATGCTGCCTGTTTAGAAATGGGGCTGTGCAATGCTAGTCCAAATCAGTTCTTAATCTAAACTGGCACCTAATGTCTAAAGTGGTCTTCAATAACTTCCAGCTATGCTGATTGTGCTGATAGAGGCTGGGGATAGAGAGCTATTGAAGCTgccattttcaaaagtgtttaGCTGCTACAGCAGCTCCCTGCCAGCCTGTCGCCTATGCTGAGCATTCTGCATGATAATGTTGCTACTCCAGAATGGGAAATTCTGGGATGGGGAATATCCTGGGTGCTGCTGAATCTTGAAGATACACAAGGCACTGTGAGATGTGGAGTAGAACATGCTCTTTGGGGGAGAGGTTAGTGTAAGCTTCTGCATGTGAGCTGACCTGCAGGTGCTTTCTGCAGTCTGTAGTAGTGCAGCAGCTATGGAAGTATGTAGGTGGCTGAGCAAATAAGCAAAAGTATCCTGTGTACACCTGCCTCATCTTCAGCCAGCTTCTCTACTACTCCAAATATTTAGATTAAAGCTGAGGGCTACTTATCATACAGAAGCCTTTATCCCCAGTGTGGAACGTGGCTTAAAAGGCTTTATAAAAGTAGGCATTGAAATTATCTGCAGGCCAAAACCAGCTTGTAGAACAGGTGGAAGGAGGGGTAATGCCACCTCTGAGGCATTAAATCCAAATGTAAGACAATGCTGGAGTCCTTGTGCTAGTGGTTGTTGTAATTGCTGCCTTAGTAGGGTTGGAAAAGTTGAGGTAGAGAAGTTATGCTTGACTTCTAGGGCTGGCAGTACCAGTCTAGTCTTATCTAGTGTAAAATACTTTGTCCCCTGCTAAATGGAGGCCACAGATATAGGCCAGTAGGGACTGCTTTCAAGGAACAACCTAGCCAACTGCTGTCTTGTCTTAGTACTTCTCAGAAGAATAAGTTTTATATGTTGCCTCCTTTGGCATAGTTCCATCTTATGGTTTATAATTTCATCTTTGCAAAAATAAGTGTAAATACACTTAAATTCCTGTAGCTCAATGTCTTATTTCTGTTACAGGCAGGACTGGAACAATGATCTGTACCTGGCTCATAGACAGTGACCAGTTTGAGAGTGCAAAGGTGAAAACTGATGTTTCTCtttcaactttcatttttttgatgtTGGAAGTGCTCCTTTAGAATTTGTTTAATTGTTGGAATGCACTAATCTGTAAAAAGCCTATATTGAAAAAATGATACTTTAAGCAGTccctgaaaaagcttttttgtgaACTTTGATACTATGTAAACTCCTTCTTGACAAAGACTCTTCATGATCAGGAAGACTTGAGAGAGTGGAACCTAATGGGATACCAGCTttgaaatgatcttttttttttttttttttttccggggggtgtgggagaggggacaggccTGATAGACCTAGGACCTTGAGCAACAGTTAAAAAATCACTAGTGGCTTTTGAGCATGCTTAAGTAGTCTTGTGCAGTTCTTGCCCTCATTATCACCCTCAAGTGTTGTGAGGCATCAAGATCTGCCTATAGATTTGATTTGACTGCCAGCACCACTGCAAGAAGCCCTTCTGAGCCTTCTGGGGAAAAAGGGAGAGATCAGGAAGCACTCAGCTGGGCAAGATGATGTTGATATACCAGAGCAGGGATACTGGTCTGGAGACCTGGTTGCTGGAGGTGCAGGTCACTTTGTGTGAGGTGGTATGCATGTTGGTTtggtttcttcctttttgctggGTGTAGTCTGTAGAGATCCAAACTAATATTCAACTTTGTCTGCCGTGGGCCATGCTAGAAATAATGAGGAATTAGTGTAGAACTACCTATGAATGCAGACTCCTTAAAGGCAAAGAAGTATTAACTTTCTTTGGGGTGACAAACTTACTGTGTCTGGCTTCTAATTAGTAATGCTTGTTCTAGTTGAGCTTTCTTGGGAGGCAATAAGTATTGTGTAACTGCTCACTTGCATAGCTTGGCTTGCACTCTATTACTagatttgaatttaaaaagtcagaatTGTACTACCCTCCCCTGCATGGGAAGGGGAATGGTGGAAGTGTCTCAACATTTGAAATTCTCCTATATAGGAGAGTTTGGACTACTTTGGGGAGAGAAGAACTGATAGAAGTACAAGCACCAAATTTCAAGGAGTTGAAACTCCATCCCAGGTAAGCCAGCGTGGGTCCAGTAGCAGTAGCCAAACTACCTTTGTGAGCTTTTAAACCCTTCTCTTGCCTTGTTTTGAGTTGTAGCTTCCCTACTGCATTCTGAACACAGAAACTTACTGTACTCTTCAGTCTTTTCCTTATAGAAAGACTATCAGCTGGCAGGGTTGTACCATATCTCCCTCACCTTTATCCAAGCACACTCCTTATACTTCTGTTTATAACTTCATTAGCTCTGGTATTAAAGATAGCACTGTAAGACAACTGGGTGGTATATGGACAGCTGGGTGGAGTCGCTGAAGCCTGTAGTGTGGCCTGGGAAGGGCTATGGTACTCCTGTAGCTGGTAGAGGAATGCATCCTGCAGAAATGGGGCATGTTTAGTGTTTCCTTGTGAACATTGTCTCAGACCTCAGTTTGGGGCCCTTACTCATCTTGGCTTGCCACATAACAGGATATGCGGAGATGTGTCAAGATAAAGCTGGTGGCTTAGGCATTCTAGTTGCTAGTGTAAAACAATGGAGTGCAACAATCTTTGAATATGTACttgtttaaaatggaaacatctTGTAGCTCTTTAAGGAGTGAAATGCTTAAACATACAGTGTAAACTCACTTTCTGCTAGACTCACTTTCTGCTAGACTCAAAGTACGGATTTCCTCTTGAAATGGCAAATGCAGATAgtgtttaaaattttgttcaatTTGCTTAGTCACTTGaactggggagggggaagagaatGACTGAGTACTTTCTACTTAGCACTGGAATTAAGGGGCTACAGACTAGAAGATCTACTTAGTCCTACTTTTGACTGGAATTACTCCGTGAGGTGCAAAAGCTGTACATAATGTATCTGGGTTTTTTGCATTACAGAGTAGGTATGTTGGGTATTATGAGATCCTGAAAAACAAGTATAACTTGAAACTCCCACCAGAGAGAgaactcaaaataaaaaacctcaAAATCCACTCTATACATGGTAAGAACTCTGACCTTGGGCATTCCTCTATCTTGTAATAGTTTCCTAGTACAGAACTCTGTACTGTCTCTCTTCCTAAGCCCATGAGAGGAACATAATTCTATTAGAATTAGAGCATTCAAAGGGCACAGTTAATATGCAGTGAAAAGCACATTGGAATGCCATCCCCCCTACCCCACTGTGTGGTGGATCTCTTTCTGGGTGTCTGGTCAAATGGTGGCTCACATCCTACCTGCCCTGTTTTGGGAGGGGAATTGGTTACCAGGTGAGGTTGACATATGGAACTGGATCCATTAATGTCCCTGAGCTTGATATACACACTTCTTATCTTGTTAAAAGACTGAGTACAAGTATAGTTACAGATATTCAGCATTACTCACTCTTGGGGTGGATGTCTTAAACTGCTGTTCTTGCTCAGTCAGTGGAGTGAGATTTTTGTAGGCCACTTCTAGCAGCACTTGCTGCTACTTCAAAGTACAGCTTTCAACCACTGAAGCTTGAGCTGCTTTCTGCATCCAAGTTCTCCAATCTATTGCAaggtctgtctgtctttctgaaagaagaCACATTCAAGTGGGATTGATGGTTCATTGTCACTTATGCACTGTGGTATAATgcaactttttcttcttaggaGTTGGGAAGGGCAATGGAACTGATATGAAAGTGCAGATAATAATGAGAAAACAAGTTGTACTAGAGTGTGTATGTGCCACGCAGGCTAACTGCAAGGTAAGAATACTATGAATTTGTATTAGCTGAATCAACATATAAATAAACTCTTAGCTTCTGTGAAAGTATGTTCTTGTAGGAGTTGGATACTGCATGAGACTGTCTAGACACTGTAAATTCTATTGAAGGTAAAATATCCAAAACttgctaaaggaaaaatagtgGAAAGATGTAAGATTTCCAGTTTCCCTAGAAACCAACTCTTAAAGACAAGTAACAATTTGCTCAAGACCTGGGTGACATGAATTGTTGGCTACTGTTACAGCACTGCAATCATCTGTTTGCAATGAATGAGTAGTTTGGTATTGTCATGCATTAGTCTCTTGTCTCCTTGTAGTAGATTTTCATGTATATTCTGTTGTTTCCCAGCTCTTCTTTGATTCTGAAAATGACTCTGTAGTCATTGGTTTGGAAGACAGCCCTGTTATAAGAGGTGATGTGAAAGTCAGATTTGAGTCGCAATCTGTAAGTATAACTGTGAAGACAAGCCTCTGAGCTTGAGTAGGAGCAGCAGTGTGAACTGCAGCTGGGTCTTGGtggctctgctgctgtgtgGAGCAGAgtctgcctccctccccagtGCTGCTCTGTGGGGTGGCCCCATTGCAACAGCTGTTCCATCCCTTGTGCAGTGACTGGCGAAGTAGCAAGTGTTGCTATATCAGCCTGCGCGGGCAGGGAGGGAGTTTGGTTGTTCACACTGGTACTGAATTAAGATGTCCCTGTTGCACTGCTGCTTTTAATGACTCTCTAACCTAAGTCTGGCTGGCTGGTCTCAAAACTATTGTGAGAGTAACTCTGGTGTCATACTAGACTTCTTCAAGTAGTAGCTCTGCTGGAGCTTCTTGAACTACTGAGAGCAGGTGACAAGTTTCCTGCCTGTAAAAACAATTTGTCCTGTCTAATGGAATCCTTAAACAAGGTCTCTATGTCTAGGCTCTCCCAAAAGGCTATGATGACTGCCCATTCTTTTTCTGGTTCAACACTTCATTTATTGAGAATAACAGGTA encodes:
- the LOC134140938 gene encoding phosphatidylinositol 3,4,5-trisphosphate 3-phosphatase TPTE2-like isoform X2; the protein is MTTVRYEQGLKMAEASSSPMAEEPTIKIDDGCDEDNEPDSCSSTIRRKISPFVMSFGFRVFGVVLIIVDIIVVIVDLALGEKKRGIREILEGVSLAIALFFLIDVLLRVFVEGFRNYFRSKLNILDALIVVGTLLINMTYSFSDLAETDQIPRVAALLRVLRIVILIRIFRLASQKKQLEVVTRRMVSENKRRYMKDGFDLDLTYVTDRIIAMSFPSSGKQSFYRNPIEEVARFLDTKHKDCYKVYNLCSEKGYDPKYFHYRVERIFIDDHNVPALMDMLKFTASVREWMNQNEKNIIAIHCKGGKGRTGTMICTWLIDSDQFESAKESLDYFGERRTDRSTSTKFQGVETPSQSRYVGYYEILKNKYNLKLPPERELKIKNLKIHSIHGVGKGNGTDMKVQIIMRKQVVLECVCATQANCKLFFDSENDSVVIGLEDSPVIRGDVKVRFESQSALPKGYDDCPFFFWFNTSFIENNRLYLPRNELDNPHKSKTWKVYRETFAVEVNFVEP
- the LOC134140938 gene encoding phosphatidylinositol 3,4,5-trisphosphate 3-phosphatase TPTE2-like isoform X1, coding for MTTVSSPMAEEPTIKIDDGCDEDNEPDSCSSTIRRKISPFVMSFGFRVFGVVLIIVDIIVVIVDLALGEKKRGIREILEGVSLAIALFFLIDVLLRVFVEGFRNYFRSKLNILDALIVVGTLLINMTYSFSDLAETDQIPRVAALLRVLRIVILIRIFRLASQKKQLEVVTRRMVSENKRRYMKDGFDLDLTYVTDRIIAMSFPSSGKQSFYRNPIEEVARFLDTKHKDCYKVYNLCSEKGYDPKYFHYRVERIFIDDHNVPALMDMLKFTASVREWMNQNEKNIIAIHCKGGKGRTGTMICTWLIDSDQFESAKESLDYFGERRTDRSTSTKFQGVETPSQSRYVGYYEILKNKYNLKLPPERELKIKNLKIHSIHGVGKGNGTDMKVQIIMRKQVVLECVCATQANCKLFFDSENDSVVIGLEDSPVIRGDVKVRFESQSALPKGYDDCPFFFWFNTSFIENNRLYLPRNELDNPHKSKTWKVYRETFAVEVNFVEP